The Dasypus novemcinctus isolate mDasNov1 chromosome 20, mDasNov1.1.hap2, whole genome shotgun sequence genome includes a region encoding these proteins:
- the AMN1 gene encoding protein AMN1 homolog isoform X1: MKNISRYITDIKPLPPNIKDRLIKIMSMQGRITDSNISEILHPEVQSLDLRSCDISDTALLHLCNCRKLKKLNLNSSKENRMSITSEGIKAVALSCSHLHEASLKRCCRLTDEGVLALALNCRLLKLVDLGGCLGITDMSLHALGENCPFLQCVDFSATQVSDNGVVALVGGPCAKKLEVSSPSCRHKRLGRSGGRASGVVPARVHAWAGGRSRALGLKAFGFSDCGGARNWVLNLREIHMGHCVNLTDEAVEAVLTCCPQIRILLFHGCPLITDHSREVLEQLVGPNKLKQVTWTVY; encoded by the exons ATGAAGAATATTTCCAGATATATCACAGACATAAAGCCTTTGCCTCCTAACATAAAAGACAGACTGATAAAAATAATGAGCATGCAGGGACGGATCACAGATTCAAATATAAGTGAG ATTTTACATCCTGAAGTCCAATCTCTAGATCTTCGAAGCTGTGATATTTCAGATACTGCTCTCCTGCACCTGTGTAACTGCAGAAAACTTAAGAAATTAAACTTAAATTcctcaaaagaaaacagaatgtcTATAACTTCAGAAG GAATAAAAGCGGTGGCTTTGTCCTGTTCCCACCTGCACGAAGCCTCTTTGAAAAGATGCTGCAGGCTAACTGATGAAGGCGTGCTCGCGCTCGCCCTCAACTGCCGGCTGCTGAAGCTCGTTGACTTGGGGGGCTGCCTGGGTATCACAGACATGTCCTTGCATGCTTTAGGGGAAAACTGCCCGTTTTTGCAGTGTGTTGACTTTTCAGCTACTCAG gtaTCTGACAATGGCGTGGTTGCACTTGTTGGTGGGCCCTGTGCCAAGAAATTAGAG GTGTCATCACCTTCCTGTCGACACAAGCGCCTGGGCAGGAGTGGAGGCAGGGCCTCGGGGGTCGTGCCAGCTCGGGTGCACgcctgggctgggggcaggtCCAGAGCCCTGGGCCTCAAAGCCTTTGGATTCAGCGACTGCGGAGGCGCCCGTAACTGGGTTCTGAATCTACGA gaGATCCATATGGGGCATTGTGTGAATCTCACTGATGAGGCCGTGGAAGCTGTCCTTACTTGCTGTCCGCAAATACGTATTTTACTCTTCCATGGATGCCCCCTGATAACAG